AAACTTGGGAACGGGAATGTAGGAAAAGGCGATCGCGGCGGCGGCCAGTCCTGATAATCCCAAGGCCGCAGGCAAAATGCGCTGTCCGACAGGCTCACTCGCCACCACATTCCGTTTGGGCGCAGGTACCAGATCTGGCGTTAGCTCAGGAAGGGTCTGCGTGTCGGCATAGAACTGGTCAATCGCTTCCACCAAATCGAAAACATGTACCGTACTCAGATCTAAGTCAATAGGAGCGACGTTGGTTTTCTTAATGGGATCGTCCTGAAACGCCTGGGGACGAATGGTTAAGCGGTGCAGGTTCGCCGAGAGAGGAGCCAAGCTAACCGGAGCCTGATTGCGATCGCTCACACTGCCGTGGGGTACACCACTCAAAAACTCCTGGGCATACCGACTCGCACAGGTAATCAGGGATTCAAAAAACTCTCGTCCCCCCGTCAACGGCTGGTCCTGTCCCGTAAACAGGCAGGTTGCGCTCGTAAGCATCGACAACACAGGCCGAGTCGTCGCCACGTCGCTTAAAGGGAGATCATTACCCCATCCTTCCAGCATCAACGTGCAGTTTGGCAGACTATACTGACGCTGAATACTCATGAAACCTCTCCGTCAAACAAACTGTTCCACAACCGTTGCGTTCCCGACGTTCCCGTACAGAATAAGAGCTGACCGAGGAGTGTCATCGCTAATTCGTTAAGCTTCTCGTCAGTGCTATAGGCCACAACGCC
The nucleotide sequence above comes from Synechococcales cyanobacterium T60_A2020_003. Encoded proteins:
- a CDS encoding DUF4335 domain-containing protein gives rise to the protein MSIQRQYSLPNCTLMLEGWGNDLPLSDVATTRPVLSMLTSATCLFTGQDQPLTGGREFFESLITCASRYAQEFLSGVPHGSVSDRNQAPVSLAPLSANLHRLTIRPQAFQDDPIKKTNVAPIDLDLSTVHVFDLVEAIDQFYADTQTLPELTPDLVPAPKRNVVASEPVGQRILPAALGLSGLAAAAIAFSYIPVPKF